Proteins encoded by one window of Rouxiella chamberiensis:
- a CDS encoding isocitrate/isopropylmalate family dehydrogenase, which produces MAQLDNKIPATLIPGDGIGPEVVEATVKILDALGQPFEWDIQQAGVAGVEASGDPLPQATLDSIRKNRLALKGPLATPIGGGFRSSNVRLREEFELYANVRPARTLVPGRFEDIDLVLFRENLGGFYVSHEYYIPVGDDPKAVAVSTGMNTREGSKRIARYAFEYAIKNNRKKITIVHKANILKALTGIFLEAAREVAKEYEGRVEVDDMIVDACSMQLVLNPWRFDMLLCTNLVRRYSV; this is translated from the coding sequence ATGGCCCAACTAGACAATAAAATTCCCGCCACGCTGATTCCAGGCGACGGTATCGGACCGGAAGTCGTTGAAGCAACTGTCAAAATTCTTGATGCGTTGGGTCAGCCGTTCGAGTGGGATATTCAGCAGGCAGGCGTTGCGGGCGTCGAAGCTTCGGGCGATCCACTGCCACAGGCTACCCTCGACAGCATTCGCAAGAATCGTCTGGCGCTGAAAGGTCCATTGGCCACGCCAATCGGTGGCGGTTTCCGCTCTTCAAACGTCAGACTGCGTGAAGAGTTTGAACTTTATGCCAACGTACGCCCTGCCCGCACTCTGGTTCCGGGCCGTTTCGAAGACATCGATCTGGTGCTGTTCCGCGAAAATCTGGGCGGCTTCTATGTTTCCCATGAATACTACATTCCGGTCGGTGATGACCCTAAAGCGGTGGCCGTTTCCACAGGGATGAACACCCGCGAAGGCAGCAAACGTATTGCTCGTTATGCGTTTGAATACGCAATCAAGAACAACCGCAAGAAAATCACCATCGTGCACAAGGCCAACATCCTCAAGGCACTGACCGGTATTTTCCTGGAAGCGGCGCGTGAAGTAGCCAAAGAGTACGAAGGTCGCGTGGAAGTGGACGACATGATTGTCGATGCCTGCTCCATGCAACTGGTTCTGAACCCGTGGCGTTTCGATATGCTGCTGTGTACCAACCTGGTTCGGCGATATTCTGTCTGA
- a CDS encoding isocitrate/isopropylmalate family dehydrogenase produces MAPGANIGKDVAIFEAVHGTAPDIAGKNLANPISLLLAAAMMLDHVSLGDLATRLRTAIYETLNEDNVRTGDLKGSATTQEFTDAIIRRLAV; encoded by the coding sequence ATGGCTCCAGGTGCCAACATTGGTAAAGACGTGGCTATCTTCGAAGCCGTGCACGGCACCGCGCCGGACATCGCAGGTAAAAACCTCGCGAACCCGATCTCCTTGCTGCTGGCAGCGGCCATGATGCTGGATCACGTCAGCCTGGGCGATTTGGCTACCCGTCTGCGTACCGCAATCTATGAAACGCTTAACGAAGACAACGTGCGTACCGGCGATCTTAAAGGCTCTGCAACCACTCAAGAGTTCACCGACGCCATTATCCGTCGTTTAGCGGTATAA
- a CDS encoding sugar phosphate isomerase/epimerase family protein, with translation MQKALHGISTHYSNVLTDARIAKETGYDSLELLSSKLVRYLDNGGTTSALRQKVEEYGLSVGCVNALLEIERHQGAAREQMLAEATRLTRAAAELGCPTVQILALDGIDHLSDETVMDIITENVDAIARIGQQYGVRYQIEVIAFTKFKTLQQGLEVIRRVGRDNVGMVIDFWHLYASGSTPADIAKLDKSLIYGVHFCDGRLPKVGEDWDQLVLRNFMPGEGELDIQAWTDAVKATGYDGLWSAELFSPNHWEDDLYEIATRCRENMEKYLGR, from the coding sequence ATGCAAAAGGCCTTACATGGAATCTCTACCCATTACTCTAACGTGCTGACCGATGCGCGGATTGCCAAAGAAACGGGTTATGACAGCCTTGAGTTGCTGAGCAGCAAGCTGGTGCGTTATCTGGATAACGGCGGTACGACCTCTGCCCTGCGGCAAAAGGTCGAGGAATACGGGTTATCCGTGGGCTGCGTGAATGCCCTGCTTGAAATCGAACGTCATCAAGGCGCGGCCAGAGAGCAAATGCTTGCCGAAGCCACCCGCCTGACCCGCGCGGCGGCTGAGCTTGGCTGCCCCACCGTGCAGATTCTGGCGCTGGACGGTATCGACCATTTATCGGATGAAACGGTAATGGACATTATCACCGAAAATGTCGATGCCATCGCCCGGATTGGCCAGCAATACGGCGTGCGTTACCAGATAGAAGTGATTGCCTTCACCAAGTTCAAGACGCTGCAACAGGGACTGGAGGTCATACGTCGCGTGGGCCGCGACAACGTGGGAATGGTCATCGACTTCTGGCATCTTTATGCGTCGGGTTCCACGCCTGCCGACATCGCCAAATTAGACAAATCATTGATTTACGGCGTGCATTTTTGCGATGGTCGTCTGCCGAAGGTGGGTGAAGACTGGGATCAGCTGGTGTTGAGAAACTTTATGCCCGGCGAGGGTGAGCTGGATATTCAGGCCTGGACCGACGCTGTCAAGGCAACCGGCTATGACGGTCTGTGGTCGGCCGAACTCTTTAGCCCGAATCACTGGGAAGATGACCTGTACGAGATAGCCACCCGCTGTCGCGAAAATATGGAAAAATATCTGGGCCGTTAA
- a CDS encoding c-type cytochrome, with protein sequence MKKIKIAGGLVAVAAVIAGVMLYQNGNTSADNVADNQIKMKQPLTGEEKKALERGRYVAIAGDCVACHTAPGSKEAFSGGYAISTPFGGIFASNITPDPKTGIGNWTEREFYRAVRHGKGIDGENLYPAMPYNAYVKVSDRDMHDLWLYMRSVKPVHNSVPPTQLPFPYNIRLAMMGWNLLFFENSGFTPDLTKSAQWNRGAYLVEGLEHCGACHTPKNLIGGDTGDYLQGSNLGEWWAPEITGNTYTGIGGWSEPQIVEYLKLGSNHVAVASGAMAEAVTNSTQHLTDKDLHAIAAYLKAQPGSRRTQPAALAAGNAQMKMGANVYEANCTACHNSDGKGIPHLAASLAGNPAILSPDASSILTTVMQGGRGAVTVGNPTSGAMPSFAWKLSDEQTAAVATYIRNSWGNAADAVPVEDAAHTRQLLSLPAQLGQH encoded by the coding sequence ATGAAAAAAATAAAAATAGCGGGTGGGCTGGTGGCGGTCGCGGCAGTGATAGCCGGTGTGATGCTGTATCAGAACGGCAATACTTCGGCGGACAATGTGGCCGACAATCAGATAAAAATGAAGCAACCGCTCACCGGTGAAGAAAAGAAGGCCCTGGAACGAGGTCGCTATGTGGCGATTGCCGGTGACTGCGTAGCCTGTCATACCGCACCCGGCAGCAAAGAGGCGTTTTCCGGCGGATATGCTATCAGCACGCCTTTTGGCGGCATTTTTGCCAGCAACATCACGCCGGACCCCAAAACGGGGATCGGCAACTGGACGGAGCGGGAGTTCTACCGCGCGGTGCGTCACGGAAAGGGCATCGACGGCGAAAATCTGTATCCGGCGATGCCCTACAACGCGTATGTGAAGGTCAGCGATCGCGATATGCACGATCTCTGGCTCTATATGCGTTCCGTAAAACCCGTGCACAACAGCGTGCCTCCTACCCAGCTTCCGTTTCCGTATAATATTCGTCTGGCGATGATGGGCTGGAATCTGCTGTTTTTCGAAAACAGCGGTTTTACCCCGGATTTGACAAAATCGGCGCAGTGGAATCGCGGCGCCTATCTCGTCGAGGGCCTTGAGCACTGCGGTGCCTGCCATACGCCGAAGAATCTGATTGGCGGGGATACCGGAGATTATCTGCAGGGCAGTAATCTCGGCGAATGGTGGGCGCCCGAAATCACCGGCAATACCTATACCGGAATCGGAGGCTGGAGCGAGCCTCAAATCGTTGAATACCTGAAACTCGGCAGCAATCACGTTGCAGTGGCTTCGGGGGCTATGGCCGAAGCGGTGACTAACTCGACCCAGCATCTGACGGACAAGGATTTGCACGCCATCGCCGCGTATCTAAAAGCGCAACCCGGGTCACGGCGCACGCAACCCGCAGCGCTGGCGGCCGGGAATGCCCAGATGAAGATGGGAGCCAACGTGTATGAGGCGAACTGCACGGCGTGTCATAACAGCGACGGCAAGGGGATCCCGCATCTGGCGGCGAGTCTGGCGGGGAATCCGGCCATTCTGTCACCCGATGCGTCGTCAATCCTGACAACGGTGATGCAGGGCGGGCGCGGCGCGGTCACGGTCGGCAATCCAACCAGTGGGGCAATGCCGAGCTTTGCCTGGAAGCTGTCGGATGAACAGACAGCCGCGGTGGCTACCTACATCCGCAATAGCTGGGGAAATGCGGCGGATGCCGTGCCGGTGGAAGATGCGGCGCACACTCGCCAGCTTCTGTCACTGCCTGCACAACTCGGCCAGCATTAA